From a region of the Constantimarinum furrinae genome:
- a CDS encoding WD40/YVTN/BNR-like repeat-containing protein → MRIFLPVLGIICLFSCTTNSSKEFTSVHIETIFEDSLSIRAIEPMSTDQVWFAANNGKIGLIDAKVPKLANISYGDSLLHFRAIASTKDAVFVLSVANPGVLYKIGHNGSEATNIEEVYVETGEKVFYDAMAFWNDKEGIAMGDPTSNCLSVIITRDGGNTWNKLSCDVLPEVAPGEAAFAASNSNIALYGDHVWIVSGGKRARVFYSADKGEHWEVFNTPILQGSAMTGIYSVDFYDDKLGVIFGGDWDKKEFNEGNKAITTDGGKTWNLISNGKGPGYRSSVRFVPNSNGYGIVAVGSPGISYSSDRGESWKELSQEGFYAIEFVNDTLAFASGRNRISKLRFK, encoded by the coding sequence ATGAGAATTTTTCTTCCTGTTTTAGGTATAATTTGCCTCTTTTCATGCACTACAAACTCCTCTAAAGAATTTACTTCAGTACACATAGAAACCATATTTGAAGACAGTTTGAGTATACGAGCGATCGAACCCATGAGCACAGATCAGGTTTGGTTTGCTGCGAATAACGGGAAGATCGGACTCATAGATGCCAAAGTCCCTAAACTGGCGAACATCAGTTACGGCGATTCATTGCTACATTTCAGAGCAATTGCGAGTACCAAAGATGCTGTTTTCGTATTGAGCGTTGCCAACCCTGGAGTATTGTATAAAATAGGACACAACGGAAGCGAAGCCACGAATATTGAAGAAGTCTACGTAGAAACGGGAGAGAAGGTGTTTTATGATGCAATGGCGTTCTGGAATGATAAGGAAGGAATCGCTATGGGCGACCCAACTTCAAATTGTCTGTCGGTAATAATCACCAGAGATGGTGGAAATACCTGGAACAAACTTTCCTGCGATGTATTACCTGAAGTAGCACCGGGAGAAGCTGCCTTTGCTGCAAGTAATTCAAATATTGCCCTCTATGGAGATCATGTTTGGATCGTAAGTGGTGGTAAACGGGCACGAGTCTTTTACAGTGCCGATAAAGGAGAGCACTGGGAGGTTTTTAATACCCCAATTCTTCAGGGGAGTGCAATGACCGGTATCTACAGTGTTGATTTTTACGATGATAAACTGGGTGTGATCTTTGGGGGTGACTGGGATAAAAAGGAGTTTAATGAAGGAAACAAGGCGATTACTACAGATGGGGGTAAAACATGGAATCTTATCAGCAACGGAAAAGGTCCGGGATATCGGTCTTCGGTGCGTTTTGTACCCAATTCGAACGGATATGGGATCGTAGCCGTAGGATCTCCCGGAATTTCATACAGTAGCGATAGGGGAGAAAGCTGGAAAGAATTGTCGCAAGAAGGATTTTATGCCATTGAGTTTGTGAATGATACCCTTGCATTTGCTTCGGGAAGAAACAGGATCTCCAAACTTAGATTTAAATAA
- a CDS encoding sensor of ECF-type sigma factor, which produces MKNLILIFLVLSSGILSAQDSRHDKIKALKVALITEALDLSSADAEKFWPVYNAYDEKMDALRSNERKEIHKAFKEDLAKMSEKDANALIDKVQAYKTKELEYRNELIKGLRKVISANKIIQLSKAEEEFKRQLLERFKKHREKG; this is translated from the coding sequence ATGAAAAATCTAATACTAATATTCCTGGTACTCAGTTCGGGCATCCTAAGTGCTCAGGACAGTCGCCATGACAAAATTAAAGCCTTAAAGGTTGCACTAATTACTGAAGCGCTTGACCTTTCTTCTGCCGATGCTGAAAAATTCTGGCCGGTCTACAACGCTTATGACGAAAAGATGGATGCTTTGCGGAGTAACGAGCGAAAAGAAATTCACAAGGCATTTAAAGAAGACCTTGCGAAAATGAGCGAGAAGGACGCCAATGCACTTATCGATAAGGTCCAAGCTTATAAAACGAAAGAATTAGAGTATAGAAACGAACTTATAAAGGGTTTACGAAAGGTGATTTCCGCGAATAAGATCATTCAATTGAGTAAAGCCGAAGAAGAGTTTAAAAGACAATTGCTGGAGCGTTTTAAAAAGCACCGTGAAAAAGGATAA
- a CDS encoding RNA polymerase sigma factor — translation MIEEQSFIAALQSPEEREAAFRELVTTYKERLYWHIRKIVLDHDDADDVLQNTFIKIFKNIEKFKGDSKLYTWMYRIATNESITFINKKAKKQNITIEEVKNNAIARLESDVYFEGDEIQLKLQEAIALLPQQQQLIFTMKYFDDITYEELSEILDISVGGLKSSYHIAVKKITEHLKTNETF, via the coding sequence GTGATAGAAGAACAATCGTTTATTGCGGCACTTCAATCTCCTGAGGAAAGAGAAGCTGCTTTCAGAGAACTAGTCACCACGTACAAGGAACGATTGTATTGGCATATTCGAAAGATCGTGCTGGATCATGATGATGCCGATGATGTACTTCAGAATACCTTTATAAAGATCTTTAAGAATATAGAAAAATTTAAAGGCGACAGTAAACTGTATACCTGGATGTACCGTATAGCGACCAACGAATCCATTACTTTTATTAATAAGAAAGCTAAAAAGCAAAATATCACCATTGAAGAAGTAAAGAACAACGCTATAGCACGCTTGGAAAGCGATGTATATTTCGAAGGTGATGAAATTCAGTTAAAACTGCAGGAGGCGATCGCACTGCTGCCTCAGCAACAACAGCTCATCTTTACAATGAAATATTTTGATGATATTACCTACGAAGAACTTTCAGAAATTCTGGATATTTCGGTGGGTGGACTTAAAAGCAGTTATCATATTGCTGTCAAAAAAATTACCGAACATCTGAAAACCAATGAAACCTTTTAG
- a CDS encoding ABC transporter ATP-binding protein produces the protein MKYFKKILRYAIPYKGYAWLNIISNVFYALFGTLAFVSLMPMLKVLFDNSQKVTSPPVYEGIGQLGDYFEDSMNYFINQKIEATSEMDALIVMIAIVIGTFLLKNLFGYLAMYFITFLRNGVLKDLRNDLYKKTIDLPVSFYSEKRKGDTIARISSDVLEIQHSFLSILELIVREPLMILFTIIAMLAISIKLTIFVFIFIPLSGFAISRIGKSLKRHSDKVQREQGFFLSILEETLGGLKIIKGFNAESIFAKKFNESTSRFFKFSNTLLNRQNLASPASEFLGIVVIAILLWYGGSMVLVENTLAPEAFIVYMGLAYNILTPAKAISKASYGVKKGNAAAERVLEILETESTIQDKPDAVTKDGFSSTVDIENIAFKYTDDWVLQDFSLTVPKGHTVALVGQSGSGKSTIANLVTRFYDVNKGKITIDKVDIRDMTQNSLRNLLGLVTQDSILFNDTVKGNLQVAKENATDEEIVAALKVANAWEFVKDLPMGLDTNIGDSGGKLSGGQKQRLSIARAVLKNPPIMILDEATSALDTESERLVQRALENMMKNRTSIVIAHRLSTIQSADSIVVLSKGKIVEQGKHDELLQQKGVYYNLVEMQSFA, from the coding sequence ATGAAATACTTTAAAAAAATACTTCGCTATGCCATTCCATATAAAGGATATGCATGGTTAAATATCATTTCGAATGTGTTCTATGCGCTCTTCGGAACCCTGGCATTTGTATCGTTGATGCCCATGCTTAAAGTGTTGTTCGACAATTCTCAAAAAGTCACATCCCCACCGGTTTATGAAGGTATAGGTCAATTGGGTGATTATTTTGAAGATTCGATGAATTATTTTATCAATCAGAAAATTGAGGCCACCAGTGAAATGGACGCGCTCATCGTTATGATAGCCATTGTAATCGGGACCTTTCTCTTAAAAAATCTTTTTGGCTATCTGGCCATGTATTTTATTACATTCCTCAGAAACGGGGTATTGAAGGATCTGCGGAATGATCTGTATAAAAAGACTATCGATCTGCCGGTTTCTTTTTACTCTGAAAAAAGAAAAGGGGATACCATTGCACGTATTTCGAGTGATGTTCTTGAAATACAACATTCCTTTCTGTCAATACTCGAGCTAATAGTAAGAGAGCCACTTATGATCCTCTTTACCATCATAGCGATGCTTGCCATAAGCATTAAGCTCACTATTTTTGTCTTTATATTTATTCCTCTTTCCGGTTTTGCGATCTCGCGAATTGGGAAAAGTTTGAAGCGTCACAGTGATAAAGTACAACGTGAACAAGGATTTTTTCTTTCGATTTTGGAGGAAACTCTTGGGGGACTCAAGATCATTAAAGGGTTTAACGCCGAGTCCATCTTTGCAAAGAAATTCAATGAATCTACCTCCCGGTTTTTTAAGTTTTCCAATACCTTGCTTAACAGGCAAAACCTGGCATCACCGGCAAGTGAATTTCTTGGGATCGTTGTAATTGCCATTCTCCTTTGGTATGGAGGTTCTATGGTATTGGTAGAGAATACCCTTGCACCCGAGGCATTTATCGTCTATATGGGTCTGGCTTACAATATCCTCACTCCTGCTAAGGCCATTAGTAAGGCAAGTTATGGAGTAAAGAAAGGAAATGCAGCCGCCGAACGTGTTTTGGAGATCCTGGAAACAGAATCTACGATACAGGATAAACCGGATGCCGTAACGAAAGATGGATTTTCAAGTACGGTTGACATTGAAAATATTGCGTTTAAATATACCGATGATTGGGTTTTACAGGATTTTTCATTAACGGTACCTAAAGGGCATACAGTAGCACTGGTAGGACAAAGTGGCAGTGGTAAAAGTACCATTGCCAATCTGGTCACACGATTCTATGATGTAAATAAAGGAAAGATCACGATCGATAAGGTCGATATACGGGATATGACTCAAAATTCGCTGAGAAATTTATTGGGGCTTGTGACCCAGGATTCTATTCTGTTTAATGATACGGTAAAGGGAAACCTTCAGGTAGCTAAAGAAAACGCAACCGATGAGGAGATCGTGGCTGCCTTGAAAGTTGCCAATGCCTGGGAATTTGTAAAAGATCTCCCAATGGGGTTGGATACGAATATAGGCGACAGTGGCGGTAAACTTAGTGGTGGTCAAAAGCAACGTTTAAGTATTGCCAGAGCCGTTTTAAAGAATCCTCCTATTATGATACTCGACGAGGCAACCTCGGCACTGGATACAGAGAGTGAGCGTCTGGTACAGCGTGCATTGGAGAATATGATGAAGAATAGAACCTCTATAGTCATTGCACACCGTCTTTCTACCATACAATCTGCAGATTCGATCGTAGTACTTTCAAAAGGGAAGATCGTGGAGCAAGGTAAACATGACGAACTACTTCAACAAAAAGGTGTTTACTACAATCTCGTAGAAATGCAATCCTTCGCTTAA
- a CDS encoding phospho-sugar mutase: MRYVDPKLLEKVNKWLIPFFDEDTQHTIKEMIAYDPEGLEDSFYKSLEFGTGGMRGIMGVGDNRINKYTLGKNTQGLSNYLKEQFPGQALKVAIAYDCRHNSKSLAKIVADVFTANGIEVFLFSDLRPTPELSFAVRHLNCQCGIVLTASHNPPEYNGYKVYWEDGGQLVPPQDAEVIREINSLEYTDINFKSDISLLHTIDAEIDNAFAEASIQNGSFNTPQSVKDALKIVFTSLHGTSITMIPHVLEEAGYKNVNIVKEQALPNGDFPTVSSPNPEEPEALKMAMELAEKEGADLVIGTDPDCDRLGIAVRNDEGRLTLLNGNQAMILKTHFLLEQHKKKGTLNQNNFIASTIVSTPMLRKIADEYEVTYMEGLTGFKWIAKMVKDFPELTFIGGGEESFGYMVGDFVRDKDAVTATLLACEIAAQKKSEGSSVYQYLKDIEKQFGLYKEALISVVKKGKKGSEEIAAIMKSLRENPFTEIAGSKVVKIEDYLTGEARNIIEGDTEKLDIPTSNVLIYYTEDGSKIAARPSGTEPKIKFYISVNDPERVEETLQKRIEDITAHLNIS; encoded by the coding sequence ATGAGATATGTAGATCCGAAACTACTGGAAAAAGTCAACAAATGGCTTATTCCGTTTTTCGATGAAGATACCCAACACACTATCAAAGAAATGATCGCCTACGATCCGGAAGGATTGGAAGATAGTTTTTATAAGAGCCTTGAGTTCGGAACAGGAGGAATGCGGGGAATCATGGGCGTTGGCGATAATCGCATTAATAAATATACCCTCGGAAAAAATACTCAGGGACTCTCTAATTACCTGAAGGAACAATTTCCTGGGCAAGCATTGAAAGTTGCCATCGCATACGACTGCAGACATAACAGTAAATCGTTGGCTAAAATTGTGGCCGACGTATTTACAGCCAACGGAATTGAAGTATTTCTCTTTAGTGACCTTCGTCCTACCCCTGAATTATCCTTTGCGGTACGACATCTTAATTGTCAATGCGGAATTGTACTTACCGCCTCTCATAATCCACCAGAATACAACGGCTACAAGGTCTATTGGGAAGATGGCGGACAATTAGTGCCTCCTCAGGATGCAGAAGTGATCCGGGAAATTAACAGCCTGGAATACACCGACATTAATTTTAAGTCGGATATTTCTTTATTACACACCATAGATGCCGAAATAGACAATGCCTTTGCTGAAGCTTCCATACAGAATGGAAGCTTTAACACGCCCCAATCGGTTAAGGATGCTTTAAAAATTGTCTTCACATCCTTGCATGGAACTTCCATTACCATGATACCTCATGTTTTGGAAGAGGCCGGATACAAGAATGTAAATATCGTAAAAGAGCAGGCCTTGCCAAACGGAGATTTCCCTACAGTGTCTTCTCCAAATCCGGAAGAACCTGAAGCCCTTAAAATGGCCATGGAACTTGCCGAAAAAGAAGGTGCAGACTTAGTGATTGGCACCGACCCCGATTGCGATCGGTTGGGTATAGCGGTTAGAAATGACGAAGGACGGCTAACGCTGCTAAATGGCAACCAAGCAATGATCCTAAAAACACATTTTTTACTGGAACAACACAAAAAGAAAGGCACACTCAACCAAAACAATTTTATTGCATCTACTATAGTGTCGACCCCAATGCTGCGTAAGATCGCCGACGAATATGAGGTCACCTATATGGAAGGGCTAACGGGTTTTAAATGGATCGCAAAGATGGTGAAGGATTTCCCGGAACTCACCTTTATTGGGGGCGGGGAAGAAAGTTTCGGATATATGGTTGGAGATTTTGTGCGGGATAAGGACGCAGTCACCGCTACCCTGCTCGCCTGTGAGATTGCGGCTCAAAAGAAAAGTGAAGGCAGTAGTGTGTATCAATACCTGAAAGACATTGAAAAGCAATTCGGATTGTATAAGGAAGCACTTATTTCTGTGGTTAAGAAGGGTAAGAAAGGAAGTGAAGAAATAGCAGCCATAATGAAGTCGCTTCGCGAGAATCCTTTTACTGAAATTGCCGGAAGTAAGGTGGTGAAAATTGAAGATTATCTAACCGGAGAGGCCAGGAACATTATAGAAGGAGATACAGAGAAATTAGATATCCCAACTTCAAACGTTTTAATCTATTATACCGAAGATGGGAGTAAGATCGCAGCCAGACCAAGTGGAACGGAGCCTAAGATCAAATTTTACATCAGTGTTAATGACCCTGAACGCGTGGAAGAAACCCTTCAGAAGAGAATAGAAGACATCACAGCGCATCTAAACATTTCGTAA
- a CDS encoding glycosyltransferase family 2 protein encodes MQISIVIPLLNEEESINELYHWIATVMQSNGFLYELLFIDDGSTDGSWKVIDDLASQHPEVKAIRFLKNFGKSQALHAGFAAAKGDVVITMDADLQDNPEEIPQLYKMITEDGYDLVSGWKKKRYDSIVSKNLPSKLFNFAAKKTSGVQLHDFNCGLKAYKKEVIKTIEVTGEMHRYIPVLAKNAGFGNIGEKVVLHQARKYGSTKFGMERFVRGFLDLITISFLSRFGKRPMHLFGAWGAVTLFVGFCFALYLGVDKLFINPTGRLITERPQFYIALTAMILGTQLFLAGFLGELILRSKKNSVHYLVKEERNLNQ; translated from the coding sequence ATGCAAATTTCTATCGTCATTCCGCTTCTTAACGAAGAAGAATCAATTAACGAATTATACCATTGGATTGCTACTGTTATGCAATCCAATGGTTTTTTATATGAGTTGTTGTTCATAGATGATGGAAGCACCGATGGATCCTGGAAAGTGATCGACGATCTTGCCTCTCAACATCCGGAAGTAAAGGCTATTCGGTTTTTAAAGAATTTCGGAAAGTCCCAGGCATTACACGCCGGATTTGCTGCAGCTAAAGGTGATGTGGTCATCACCATGGACGCCGATCTTCAGGATAATCCGGAAGAAATTCCGCAGTTGTACAAAATGATCACCGAGGATGGGTACGATCTGGTTTCGGGCTGGAAAAAGAAGCGATACGACTCCATTGTCTCAAAAAATCTACCCTCTAAGCTCTTTAATTTTGCTGCGAAAAAAACGTCAGGAGTTCAACTTCACGATTTCAATTGTGGCCTTAAAGCCTATAAAAAAGAAGTCATAAAAACCATAGAAGTAACCGGTGAAATGCATCGCTATATTCCTGTACTGGCAAAGAATGCAGGATTCGGGAACATAGGAGAAAAAGTGGTTTTGCATCAGGCTCGAAAATACGGAAGCACCAAATTTGGTATGGAACGCTTTGTAAGAGGTTTTTTGGATCTGATTACCATCTCGTTCTTATCGCGCTTCGGAAAAAGACCTATGCACCTCTTTGGCGCCTGGGGAGCAGTAACCCTCTTTGTAGGCTTTTGTTTTGCCCTCTATCTGGGCGTCGACAAACTGTTTATAAACCCTACAGGGCGTCTTATCACCGAACGCCCTCAGTTTTATATCGCTCTTACGGCAATGATACTGGGAACACAACTCTTCCTTGCCGGATTTCTTGGCGAACTCATTCTAAGAAGTAAAAAGAATTCTGTACACTACCTTGTTAAAGAAGAACGAAACTTAAACCAATAA
- a CDS encoding DUF4199 domain-containing protein, which translates to METQKASVKKIALNYGLLLALGTIVVSVIVYVMGMHMDQPWWQSVLNFAIMITAIVYGLKAYKKDGDGFLTLGEALKTGLAISLIAGIVGSIFTYIFVTVIEPDFAVQLLEVTREKMITENPEMTQEQLDMAIGMTEKFMSPGMMVTFGLIASLFFGFIISLIAGLIMKQNRPQIQ; encoded by the coding sequence ATGGAAACTCAAAAAGCCTCTGTAAAGAAAATTGCGCTTAACTATGGATTACTTTTAGCCCTTGGGACGATCGTTGTCTCCGTAATTGTCTATGTGATGGGTATGCATATGGATCAACCCTGGTGGCAATCTGTTCTTAATTTTGCTATTATGATAACTGCCATAGTTTACGGACTAAAAGCCTACAAAAAGGATGGTGATGGTTTTCTTACCTTAGGTGAAGCCTTAAAAACCGGTCTTGCCATCTCACTTATTGCTGGAATTGTTGGCTCTATATTTACTTATATTTTCGTTACGGTAATTGAACCGGATTTCGCAGTGCAGTTATTGGAAGTAACTCGCGAGAAAATGATCACAGAGAATCCCGAAATGACTCAGGAGCAGTTGGATATGGCAATTGGTATGACTGAAAAATTCATGAGTCCGGGAATGATGGTTACATTCGGCTTGATCGCTAGTTTATTCTTTGGATTTATTATTTCATTGATCGCGGGACTAATTATGAAGCAAAACCGACCGCAAATACAGTAG
- a CDS encoding type B 50S ribosomal protein L31 — protein MKKGVHPENYRLVAFKDMSNDDIFLSKSTADTKETIEVDGTEYPLVKLEISRTSHPYYTGKSKLIDTAGRIDKFKNKYSKFKKEAKKEEE, from the coding sequence ATGAAAAAAGGTGTGCACCCTGAAAATTATAGATTAGTTGCTTTTAAAGACATGTCTAACGACGATATTTTTCTTTCAAAATCAACTGCCGATACTAAAGAAACCATTGAAGTTGACGGTACAGAATATCCTTTAGTAAAGTTGGAGATCTCAAGAACTTCACATCCGTACTACACCGGTAAATCTAAACTTATCGATACTGCAGGGCGTATTGACAAGTTCAAGAACAAGTATTCTAAATTCAAGAAAGAAGCTAAGAAAGAGGAAGAATAA
- a CDS encoding GlmU family protein encodes MNYILFDGNVRNQLLPFTFTRPVADIRIGILTIREKWELLLGFTTTTITEDYLTGKWPMVELEQNILINASFIPTEKLVDSIKNLSENKAIFYKEEPVAFFTSEGQEVDFKSYDIVQLEENEIFRIEHTWDIFSKNHKAIALDFKWLTRGRKSQPIPEMTVAFNKEEIFIEEGATLPLCSLNATEGPIYIGKNAEIMEGAMIRGPFALCEGATVKMNSKIYTGCTVGPYSKVGGELNNSVIFGYSNKGHDGFLGNAVIGEWCNLGADTNNSNLKNNYDEVRLWSYETESFARTGLQFCGLMMGDHSKCGINTMFNTGTVVGVSANIFGSGFPRNFIPSFSWGGNAGMTTYKTNKAFEVAKVVMARRGVDFSETDASILEHVFEETAKWRRG; translated from the coding sequence GTGAATTATATCCTTTTTGACGGCAATGTCAGAAATCAGTTACTGCCATTTACCTTTACCCGCCCTGTGGCCGATATCAGAATCGGCATCCTCACCATACGTGAGAAATGGGAATTATTACTCGGTTTTACTACCACGACGATCACAGAGGATTATCTCACAGGGAAATGGCCTATGGTTGAGTTGGAGCAAAATATTTTGATCAATGCCTCCTTTATTCCTACTGAAAAACTGGTCGACAGTATTAAGAATCTTTCAGAAAACAAAGCGATCTTTTATAAGGAGGAGCCTGTCGCTTTTTTTACTTCGGAAGGGCAGGAAGTGGATTTTAAGTCGTATGATATCGTTCAGCTAGAGGAAAATGAAATCTTCAGAATAGAACACACCTGGGATATATTTTCAAAGAATCATAAAGCCATCGCCTTAGATTTTAAATGGCTTACCCGGGGTAGAAAGTCACAGCCCATCCCTGAAATGACGGTCGCTTTCAACAAGGAAGAGATCTTTATAGAGGAAGGTGCAACATTACCCTTATGTTCATTAAACGCTACTGAAGGCCCTATATACATTGGTAAGAATGCCGAGATCATGGAAGGTGCAATGATTCGTGGGCCCTTTGCACTGTGTGAAGGAGCTACTGTGAAGATGAATTCCAAGATCTATACCGGTTGTACGGTAGGACCTTATAGTAAAGTTGGTGGAGAGTTAAACAACTCTGTGATCTTTGGGTATTCTAATAAAGGTCATGACGGCTTCCTGGGAAATGCCGTTATAGGTGAGTGGTGTAACCTTGGTGCCGATACCAATAACTCTAATTTGAAGAATAATTACGATGAGGTCCGACTTTGGAGTTACGAAACCGAAAGTTTTGCCCGTACCGGCTTGCAGTTTTGCGGACTAATGATGGGTGATCACAGCAAATGCGGGATCAATACCATGTTCAATACAGGGACGGTTGTTGGCGTGAGTGCTAATATCTTCGGAAGTGGTTTTCCGCGCAATTTTATTCCGAGTTTCAGTTGGGGGGGCAATGCCGGAATGACTACCTATAAAACGAATAAGGCTTTTGAAGTTGCCAAAGTAGTGATGGCGCGTAGAGGGGTTGATTTTTCTGAAACAGATGCTTCCATTCTTGAGCATGTCTTTGAGGAAACTGCCAAATGGAGAAGGGGGTGA
- a CDS encoding ankyrin repeat domain-containing protein, with product MKRSQFLKTLGTSGFVIAGTSLMSFSAPQTNDPQLDKEMVATFVGAGHGRFDVVKSLLEEHPTLLNAAHDWKFGDFETALGAASHVGNKEIAQYLINKGAQVNIFTAALFGKMEIVKPMLTAFPESLNAKGPHGFTLLHHAIKGGEDAIEVKEYLESLGAVETKIELY from the coding sequence ATGAAGAGAAGTCAATTTTTAAAAACACTCGGAACCTCGGGCTTCGTGATAGCCGGAACCTCATTGATGTCCTTTTCCGCTCCTCAAACCAATGACCCTCAATTGGACAAAGAAATGGTGGCTACCTTTGTGGGAGCCGGTCATGGAAGGTTCGACGTCGTTAAGTCGTTGTTGGAGGAACATCCCACGCTCCTAAACGCTGCCCACGATTGGAAATTTGGTGATTTTGAGACTGCTTTAGGAGCTGCCAGTCATGTTGGAAATAAAGAAATAGCTCAGTATTTAATAAACAAAGGTGCTCAGGTAAATATTTTCACAGCGGCCTTATTTGGAAAAATGGAGATCGTAAAACCAATGCTTACCGCCTTCCCTGAAAGTCTCAATGCAAAAGGCCCACACGGATTTACCTTATTACATCACGCCATAAAGGGTGGTGAGGACGCAATTGAGGTTAAGGAATATCTAGAATCTTTGGGTGCCGTAGAAACGAAAATTGAGCTTTATTGA
- a CDS encoding ABC transporter substrate-binding protein has protein sequence MLILFSSCADSAQKDIDHLVFRYNEHSNIPTLDPAFARNPQIIWPTNQLYNGLVQLDDELNIKPDIAKSWEIVDSTCTYTFTLRDDVYFHKNKVFGRDSTRTVTAQDFVYSFNRLTDENVASPGSWVMNNVEYYEAENDSTFKILLKQPFPAFMGLLSMRYCSVVPKEAVEHYGNDFRSNPVGTGPFQFKLWEENVKLVLRKNHNYFETDEHGTPLPYLEAVAITFLPDKQSEFLQFTQGKLDLVSGLDNSYKDEVISTTGELQEKYRSKVNLITAPYLNTEYLGFFMGADTPEIQSKALRQAINYGFDRVKMVTYLRNGMGIPATNGFIPKGLPGFDEIAGYTYQPEKAKELIAQYKSESGDMTPQITIGTNSQYLDLCEYIQRELEKLGIDVTIDVVPPSTLRQMKSSGELDIFRASWIADYPDAENYLSLFYSENFTPNGPNYTHFKNTTFDSLYVKALSISNIEERKLLYTKMDSIIISEAPVVPLFYDKAVRFVNKKVSGLGINPQNFLVLKRVKKQ, from the coding sequence GTGCTCATTCTGTTTTCATCATGTGCAGATTCAGCTCAAAAAGATATCGACCACCTCGTTTTTCGCTATAACGAACACAGTAACATCCCAACGCTCGATCCGGCTTTTGCCAGAAATCCGCAGATCATCTGGCCTACCAATCAGTTGTACAACGGACTTGTACAATTGGACGACGAGTTGAATATCAAACCCGATATCGCAAAATCCTGGGAGATCGTTGACAGCACCTGCACCTATACGTTTACCCTTAGGGATGATGTCTATTTCCATAAAAATAAAGTCTTTGGCAGGGATTCCACACGCACCGTAACCGCACAGGACTTTGTGTATAGTTTTAACCGACTTACCGACGAGAATGTCGCCTCTCCGGGAAGTTGGGTAATGAATAATGTTGAATACTACGAAGCCGAAAACGACTCTACTTTTAAAATACTGCTTAAACAACCATTTCCTGCATTTATGGGCTTGCTTTCCATGCGCTATTGCTCGGTAGTACCAAAAGAAGCTGTGGAACATTACGGAAATGATTTCAGAAGCAATCCGGTGGGAACGGGGCCTTTTCAGTTTAAGTTATGGGAGGAGAACGTAAAGCTGGTGCTTCGGAAAAATCATAACTATTTTGAAACCGATGAACATGGTACGCCCCTTCCCTATCTGGAAGCTGTGGCGATAACTTTCTTACCCGATAAACAAAGTGAGTTCCTTCAGTTTACACAGGGTAAACTTGATCTGGTTTCAGGACTGGATAATTCCTATAAGGATGAGGTCATCTCTACTACAGGAGAACTTCAGGAAAAATACCGATCGAAGGTGAATCTTATTACGGCGCCCTATCTCAATACCGAATATCTCGGATTTTTTATGGGCGCCGATACTCCGGAGATACAAAGCAAGGCACTGCGTCAGGCCATCAATTATGGTTTCGACAGGGTGAAAATGGTAACCTACCTGCGAAATGGCATGGGAATTCCGGCCACAAACGGGTTTATTCCAAAAGGTCTTCCGGGATTTGATGAGATCGCCGGTTACACCTACCAGCCCGAAAAGGCTAAAGAACTTATCGCCCAATACAAATCCGAATCCGGTGACATGACGCCACAGATCACAATTGGCACAAACAGTCAGTACCTGGATCTTTGCGAATACATTCAAAGAGAACTGGAAAAACTTGGTATAGATGTAACTATCGATGTGGTTCCTCCATCAACCCTGCGCCAGATGAAGAGCAGCGGAGAGCTGGATATATTTCGTGCCAGCTGGATCGCCGATTATCCCGATGCCGAAAACTATCTTTCCTTGTTCTACAGCGAAAACTTTACGCCTAATGGTCCTAATTATACCCACTTTAAGAACACAACCTTCGACAGTCTCTATGTAAAAGCCCTGTCGATTAGCAATATCGAAGAGCGCAAACTGTTGTATACTAAAATGGATTCTATTATCATTTCTGAAGCGCCAGTCGTCCCTTTGTTTTATGACAAAGCGGTTCGGTTTGTTAATAAGAAGGTTAGTGGTTTAGGCATTAATCCGCAGAATTTTTTAGTGTTAAAACGGGTTAAGAAGCAATAA